The following proteins are encoded in a genomic region of Roseinatronobacter sp. S2:
- a CDS encoding LysR substrate-binding domain-containing protein, with protein sequence MKLSRRQLPDLAALQAFEASARHGSFTRAAVDLNLTQSAVSRQIKDLETQLGIALFERVRQRIVLSTAGQRLRPEIERLLAELQNLSIRAASGRDVTGHLSVVTLPTFGSRWLMPRLCSFLTAHPGLQVSITARQGAFDMTDAGVDLAIHYGKPAWPGASCTYLCAETMLAVAAPGVVTGDILPDDLPLLHLESRPMLWPEWLSAQGQPVTRGFQGHRFDQFSLLIEAALAGIGAALLPSYLIERELQTGDLCALSGGSLSTDAAYWVAIPDASASDPVPLAFRDWIIGQVT encoded by the coding sequence ATGAAGCTAAGCCGCCGCCAGTTGCCGGACCTTGCCGCGCTGCAAGCCTTCGAGGCATCGGCACGCCATGGCAGCTTTACCCGCGCGGCGGTGGACCTGAACCTGACACAAAGCGCCGTCAGCCGGCAGATCAAGGATCTGGAAACCCAGTTGGGCATCGCCTTGTTTGAACGCGTGCGCCAGCGGATCGTGTTGTCCACCGCCGGCCAGCGGTTGCGCCCCGAAATAGAGCGGCTGCTGGCAGAATTGCAGAACCTGTCAATCCGTGCCGCCAGCGGGCGCGATGTCACCGGGCATCTGTCTGTTGTCACCTTGCCAACCTTCGGCAGCCGCTGGCTGATGCCGCGCCTGTGCAGCTTCCTGACCGCGCATCCAGGTTTGCAGGTCAGCATTACGGCCCGTCAGGGCGCGTTCGATATGACAGATGCCGGTGTTGATCTGGCCATTCATTACGGCAAGCCCGCCTGGCCCGGTGCAAGCTGCACATATCTATGCGCCGAAACGATGCTGGCCGTGGCCGCGCCCGGTGTCGTGACAGGCGACATATTGCCCGATGACCTGCCGCTGCTGCATCTTGAATCGCGCCCCATGCTGTGGCCCGAATGGCTAAGCGCGCAGGGCCAGCCTGTGACGCGGGGGTTTCAGGGCCACCGGTTTGACCAGTTTTCACTGTTGATCGAAGCGGCACTGGCCGGAATCGGGGCCGCATTGCTGCCAAGCTATCTGATAGAACGCGAATTGCAGACGGGCGATCTGTGCGCGCTGTCCGGCGGGTCGCTGTCAACGGATGCCGCCTATTGGGTGGCCATTCCAGATGCCAGCGCGTCAGATCCGGTGCCACTGGCATTTCGCGACTGGATCATCGGTCAGGTCACCTAG